Within the Candidatus Zixiibacteriota bacterium genome, the region GCGGCCGGGCGAGGCGATGAACTTTAAAATTGACAGGGGTGTTAAATTTGGTAAATTACTTTTTTAGGTCAATGAGAATGGTTCTCGGAATTCAGGCCTCTGGCCTGTTGTATTTTTAGTTGAAATAACCGATTCACGTGATCCCGGCGGCCAGCCCCTGCCCTGCAAAACCATAGCGGAGGACAAAATGGTGAAAAGGCTCAAAAATCAGATTCCTAAGTGGGGAACGGTACTCGCAATTTTATTGACATTGCTGCCTTCCCCCGAAACAAAGGCCGATGTCTCGACAGGCGAGGCCTGCGTTTCATGTCATGAGAAAGTTTCGCCGGGGATTATCGGCCAATGGCGGGACTCCAGGCACAGCCAGGCGGGGGTATCCTGCATTGATTGCCATCAGGCGGCAGAGAAGGATACCGACGGCTTTATGCACAACGGCCGGAGGATTGCAGTCATAGTTTCGCCCAAAGATTGCGCCCAATGCCATGATAAAGAATTTACCGAGCAGAAAGGGTCGCATCACGCCAAGGCCGGGCAGATATTGGGGTCGCTGGATAATCTTCTGGGCGAAGTTATCGGCGGTGAGCCGGCGGTGGATGTCGGCTGCCGCCAGTGCCATGGCGGGACTGTTAAGGTCGGCCCGGACGGCCAGCCTTCATCGGACTCCTGGCCCAATACCGGCATGGGCCGAATTAATCCGGATGGTTCGTGGGGTTCCTGTTCGGCCTGCCACGCCCGGCATCAATTCTCGGTCAGGCAGGCCCGTCAGCCGGAAGCATGCGGCAAATGCCATCTCGGCCCCGATCATCCCCAGATAGAGGTCTGGAATGAATCGAAACATGGCGTTCTTTACCACGCCAATCGTGAAAACTTAAAACTCAATGGCGATCCCTGGCGGGCGGGTCAGGAATATTTTAGCGGCCCGACCTGCTCCTCGTGCCACATGAGCGCCGCCGGAAGGCAGGAAGTGACCCATGAT harbors:
- a CDS encoding cytochrome c3 family protein, with the translated sequence MVKRLKNQIPKWGTVLAILLTLLPSPETKADVSTGEACVSCHEKVSPGIIGQWRDSRHSQAGVSCIDCHQAAEKDTDGFMHNGRRIAVIVSPKDCAQCHDKEFTEQKGSHHAKAGQILGSLDNLLGEVIGGEPAVDVGCRQCHGGTVKVGPDGQPSSDSWPNTGMGRINPDGSWGSCSACHARHQFSVRQARQPEACGKCHLGPDHPQIEVWNESKHGVLYHANRENLKLNGDPWRAGQEYFSGPTCSSCHMSAAGRQEVTHDVGERISWTLRPPISVKLNMIIYEDDSKEDIPGDNPILPAVGEVRKNSEGESRKVKAVLSWKERRDKMQGVCSQCHEKPFVEGAYAQYDGLVDLYNEKFGKPGKAIMDELKAAGKITPPDFDDRIEWTWYEIWHHEGRRARHGASMQGPDYAWWHGMYEVGRQFYNDFIPQMQEAAGPEMSKALLDKYIYSQPGHLWYRDGMSKEALENIRKFYEKRYGE